In Fodinicurvata sediminis DSM 21159, a genomic segment contains:
- a CDS encoding ornithine cyclodeaminase family protein, which yields MTAPLYLTDEDVKATALSIGELADALVPAFRKRSEGVVMMPAKTGMYPTGSDAYFHSMPAFVPGVAAGVKWVAGSPSNSSRGLAHIHAHLILSDDETGETKAVIEAGYLTGLRTAALSLLAARSLANPEAKRLGFIGSGFQAQTHLQAFAEEFSLHQVAIYGPRPQSVRAFENYVADHFGLETVSCSHAEEVLALSDIVVTTVPAHRDLEGFLDAGALPEGAFVSMVDLGRSWKATTVGEFDRCMTDDLEQSKALAHNNAAFSGMSFSGDLSGLLVGKVEGRRNASERIAFLFPGVALADIVAGNMILDRVQAMPLR from the coding sequence ATGACGGCACCTCTCTATCTCACAGATGAGGATGTAAAGGCGACAGCTCTGTCGATCGGTGAATTGGCTGATGCCCTTGTCCCGGCTTTTCGAAAGCGTTCTGAGGGGGTGGTTATGATGCCAGCCAAGACCGGGATGTACCCCACAGGGTCGGATGCGTATTTCCATTCCATGCCTGCGTTTGTGCCTGGTGTTGCGGCAGGCGTGAAGTGGGTTGCTGGGTCTCCTTCCAACAGCAGTCGCGGCCTGGCGCATATTCATGCGCACCTAATACTCTCTGATGATGAGACAGGGGAAACGAAAGCCGTTATTGAAGCGGGGTACCTGACCGGCCTGCGAACGGCTGCCCTGTCCCTGCTGGCCGCCCGCTCCCTGGCAAATCCCGAAGCGAAGCGTTTGGGGTTTATCGGCAGCGGATTTCAGGCTCAAACCCATTTGCAGGCTTTTGCCGAAGAGTTTTCCCTACACCAGGTTGCCATCTACGGTCCGCGCCCGCAGAGCGTCAGAGCCTTCGAAAACTATGTTGCGGATCATTTCGGCCTGGAAACGGTTTCCTGCTCACATGCGGAAGAAGTGCTGGCGTTGAGTGATATAGTCGTAACCACTGTTCCGGCCCATCGTGACCTGGAAGGGTTCCTTGATGCGGGCGCCCTTCCAGAGGGTGCTTTCGTATCCATGGTGGATCTGGGTCGTTCGTGGAAGGCGACCACGGTAGGGGAATTCGACCGCTGCATGACGGACGATCTGGAACAGAGTAAGGCACTCGCTCATAACAATGCAGCGTTTTCTGGGATGTCCTTCTCAGGCGACCTTTCGGGCTTGCTGGTAGGGAAAGTCGAAGGACGCCGGAATGCTTCGGAGCGTATCGCCTTCCTGTTTCCTGGCGTTGCCTTGGCGGATATCGTTGCCGGAAACATGATCCTGGATCGAGTCCAGGCAATGCCACTACGTTAG
- a CDS encoding IclR family transcriptional regulator yields the protein MPDRDQDNNNIDPRLFVGSAEKALRILQVFQEHRQPQSLTEITESTGLGRSATQRFIYTLKALGYLRQDKFTKRYTLSPKVLDFGFTYLRNDYLVEKAFPYLLEASKRTDETVNLTELDDKEVIYVSRLPSRHLISVDILLGQRLPVYCTAPGRAILAGIRPDQASDILERSNRQARTKFTITELAEIERKLEEVRHFGYALSNQESFLGDISIAAAIRNHAGDVVAAINIAVPHPRWSIEEAERDLAPVVIETAWAITKALGGRKI from the coding sequence ATGCCCGATAGAGACCAAGATAATAATAATATAGACCCCCGTTTATTTGTAGGAAGCGCAGAAAAGGCGTTACGCATCCTTCAGGTATTTCAGGAACACAGACAACCGCAAAGCTTGACTGAAATCACCGAATCTACAGGCCTTGGACGAAGTGCCACACAGAGGTTCATCTACACACTGAAAGCGCTTGGATATCTGCGGCAGGACAAGTTCACCAAACGCTACACTCTATCCCCCAAGGTTCTGGACTTTGGTTTCACCTATCTTCGCAACGATTACCTTGTCGAAAAGGCGTTTCCTTACCTCCTGGAAGCCAGCAAGCGAACGGACGAAACCGTCAACCTGACCGAGCTTGACGACAAGGAGGTTATCTATGTTTCACGGCTTCCCAGTCGCCATTTGATCAGTGTGGATATTCTTCTTGGGCAACGCTTGCCTGTATATTGCACGGCTCCTGGGAGAGCCATTTTGGCGGGAATTCGGCCTGATCAAGCGTCTGATATACTTGAAAGGTCAAATCGCCAAGCCCGAACCAAATTCACCATAACCGAGCTTGCCGAAATCGAAAGGAAGCTCGAGGAAGTTCGTCATTTTGGGTACGCACTGAGCAATCAGGAATCTTTCCTGGGCGACATATCGATCGCCGCTGCAATTCGCAATCATGCAGGGGACGTCGTCGCTGCCATTAATATCGCAGTCCCCCACCCACGGTGGTCCATCGAGGAAGCCGAACGGGATTTGGCTCCCGTTGTAATCGAAACAGCATGGGCGATTACGAAAGCCTTGGGTGGCCGAAAGATCTAA
- a CDS encoding NAD(P)/FAD-dependent oxidoreductase: protein MTIDSERPVLANSTWTATSNPTPDTPPLSEDLQCDVTVVGGGFTGLSTAIHLAEKGVSVTVLEAEHPGWGASGRNGGQVIPGLKEDPDTIEALFGREMGGRMVQLAGRAPDLVFDLIEKYGIECGAVREGWIQSAHNSDAIKACQERAEQWQRRGADIEPLSKQLVYELLGSEAYHGGLIDRRGGGVHPLNYTLGLARAAISQGVRLFGQSRVISLDRQSDGFLIRTSLGSVRSGKVVLATNAYTPALTGRLRRSVVPACSVQVATAPLSENVRRSILPYGQVASDTRKLLVYYRLDQDGRFLIGGRGAYGDGGIKAQMARLRNRACHLYPQLGEPEWEHQWGGFVAMTKDHFPHLHEIEPGLIAGLGFNGRGVAMATAMGRVLADKASGTANEDLNFPITPVRTIPFYFLRKPAVSALAAWYALVDRV from the coding sequence ATGACCATAGATAGCGAACGCCCCGTCCTCGCCAATTCTACATGGACAGCAACATCGAATCCAACCCCCGACACACCGCCGCTCAGTGAAGATCTGCAATGTGACGTGACGGTAGTAGGCGGGGGGTTCACCGGACTATCCACGGCAATCCATTTGGCCGAGAAAGGCGTCTCCGTAACAGTCCTGGAAGCCGAGCACCCGGGCTGGGGGGCCTCGGGACGCAACGGCGGCCAAGTCATCCCCGGCCTGAAAGAGGATCCCGATACTATCGAGGCGCTTTTCGGGCGCGAAATGGGTGGGCGCATGGTGCAGCTTGCCGGGAGGGCGCCTGATCTGGTGTTCGATCTGATCGAGAAGTACGGTATCGAATGCGGCGCGGTGCGCGAGGGTTGGATTCAGTCCGCCCACAATTCAGACGCCATCAAGGCCTGCCAGGAACGGGCGGAACAGTGGCAAAGACGCGGGGCCGATATCGAACCGCTCAGCAAACAGCTGGTCTATGAACTGCTGGGCAGTGAAGCTTATCATGGAGGACTGATTGACCGGCGCGGTGGCGGGGTCCATCCCTTAAACTACACGCTGGGACTGGCCCGTGCCGCCATCAGTCAAGGGGTGCGTCTTTTTGGGCAAAGTCGCGTCATCTCTCTGGATCGCCAAAGCGACGGCTTCCTGATTCGAACGTCCTTGGGTTCGGTGCGCAGCGGCAAGGTAGTACTGGCCACCAATGCCTATACGCCGGCACTGACCGGACGCCTAAGGCGCAGCGTGGTGCCGGCCTGCTCCGTGCAGGTAGCAACCGCTCCGCTCTCCGAAAATGTGCGCCGCTCTATACTGCCCTATGGCCAAGTGGCTTCCGACACTCGCAAGCTGCTGGTCTATTACCGTCTGGACCAAGACGGACGCTTCCTGATCGGGGGTCGTGGAGCCTATGGCGATGGCGGCATCAAGGCTCAAATGGCGCGCCTGAGAAATCGAGCCTGCCATTTGTACCCACAGCTAGGCGAGCCGGAATGGGAACACCAGTGGGGCGGCTTCGTCGCCATGACCAAGGATCACTTCCCGCATCTGCACGAGATCGAGCCGGGCTTGATCGCGGGATTGGGCTTCAACGGTCGCGGCGTAGCAATGGCCACTGCCATGGGGCGGGTCCTGGCCGACAAGGCCAGCGGTACAGCGAATGAGGACCTGAATTTTCCGATCACCCCAGTGCGAACCATACCGTTCTATTTTCTACGGAAACCTGCTGTCAGTGCGCTAGCGGCTTGGTATGCCCTCGTTGATAGAGTTTAA